A part of Ziziphus jujuba cultivar Dongzao chromosome 8, ASM3175591v1 genomic DNA contains:
- the LOC107414387 gene encoding xyloglucan galactosyltransferase XLT2: MLTLSDDHSSPPDPHSNNNQKPTKTIDSFSLNVVFQPIRHPRTCLLIAILSIQIILLCTLRSLPFSRPHLPPPYSAVSNPFPSPEDQCGGRRVFVYDMPRVFNQEILENCDDLNPWSSRCDALSNQGMGMRATALAGIVPDNLLPAWYWTDQFVTEVIFHNRILNHKCRVMEPESATAFYIPFYAGLAVGKYLFLNTSTAKDRDRHCEMMLRWVQDQPFYKRSKGWDHFLTMGRITWDFRRSKDEDWGSSCIYMPGMRNITRLLIERNSWDYFDVGVPYPTGFHPRSDSDIAHWQDFVRNRKRTTLFCFAGATRGAIKNDFRGLLLNHCAKESDSCRVVNCSGSRCSNGTSAILETFLDSDFCLQPRGDSFTRRSIFDCMVAGSIPVFFWKRSAYFQYEWFLPGQRESYSVFIDRNAVKNGTSIRQVLEKYSREEVRKMREKVIEYIPKFVYAQPQEGLERVKDAFDVAIDGVLKRFKEQEEWGYKW; encoded by the coding sequence ATGCTTACCCTTTCAGACGACCACTCTTCTCCTCCTGATCCCCATAGCAATAACAATCAGAAACCCACCAAAACCATCGATTCCTTCTCTCTCAACGTGGTTTTCCAACCCATTCGCCATCCCCGAACATGCCTCCTCATCGCCATCCTCTCCATCCAAATAATCTTGCTCTGCACTCTCCGATCCCTCCCCTTCTCTCGCCCACACCTCCCGCCGCCGTACTCCGCCGTTTCCAACCCTTTCCCGTCGCCGGAAGACCAATGCGGTGGCCGCCGCGTCTTCGTCTACGACATGCCTAGGGTTTTCAACCAAGAAATTCTCGAAAATTGCGACGACTTGAACCCGTGGAGCTCCCGGTGCGACGCGCTGTCGAACCAAGGGATGGGGATGAGAGCCACCGCATTAGCCGGAATCGTCCCGGATAATCTTCTTCCGGCGTGGTACTGGACCGATCAGTTCGTTACGGAGGTTATTTTCCACAATCGGATCCTGAACCATAAGTGCCGGGTCATGGAGCCCGAATCGGCCACCGCTTTCTACATACCGTTTTACGCCGGTTTGGCGGTAGGGAAGTACCTATTTTTGAACACCAGTACAGCGAAGGATCGTGATCGCCATTGCGAGATGATGCTGAGGTGGGTCCAGGATCAACCGTTTTACAAGCGATCAAAAGGCTGGGATCACTTCCTTACAATGGGCCGCATCACATGGGATTTCCGACGGTCCAAAGACGAAGACTGGGGTTCCAGCTGTATCTACATGCCCGGGATGAGAAACATCACACGCCTTCTGATTGAACGAAACTCGTGGGACTATTTCGACGTCGGCGTTCCCTACCCCACCGGATTCCACCCCCGATCGGACTCGGATATAGCCCATTGGCAAGACTTCGTCCGCAACCGCAAGCGCACGACCCTCTTCTGCTTTGCCGGTGCGACACGTGGCGCCATCAAGAACGACTTCAGGGGTCTACTCTTGAACCACTGCGCGAAAGAGTCCGACTCGTGTCGGGTCGTGAACTGCTCCGGAAGTCGGTGCTCTAACGGCACATCAGCGATCCTCGAGACGTTTCTGGACTCGGATTTTTGTCTGCAGCCAAGGGGTGATAGCTTCACCCGCCGGTCCATCTTCGACTGCATGGTGGCCGGCTCAATCCCGGTTTTTTTCTGGAAACGAAGTGCATATTTTCAGTACGAGTGGTTTTTACCGGGTCAGCGTGAAAGTTACTCGGTTTTCATAGACCGTAACGCGGTAAAAAATGGGACATCAATACGCCAAGTTTTGGAGAAGTACAGCAGAGAAGAGGTGAGGAAAATGAGGGAAAAAGTGATCGAGTACATACCCAAATTTGTATACGCACAACCCCAAGAAGGGTTGGAGCGTGTGAAAGATGCATTTGATGTAGCCATTGATGGAGTGCTGAAAAGATTTAAGGAGCAAGAGGAGTGGGGATACAAGTggtaa
- the LOC107414268 gene encoding embryo-specific protein ATS3A-like produces the protein MMRALFILLFSASIFNLSQANILRTPLPKPDESFTLIYIQNEAKCSYLVTINTSCYSSILARDHISIAFGDASGNQIYAEGLGEPQTGRFGPCSSNTYEINGTCAKNICYAYIYRTGPDDWKPESVEIDGGKSNPVTFYYNSTSVPNNLWYGFNLCNYPFSPSPPPSSPPPPPPRFPPFPQNSPPPPSPPPPSRSPPPPSRRPPPPPSPPPPSPPPPPPSPPPPPPHSPPPPSPPPPSPPPPPPPSSARRYTWACFVAIIGLVFNALISLH, from the exons ATGATGAGagctctttttattttgctctTCTCTGCCTCCATCTTCAACCTCTCCCAGGCCAACATCCTGAGAACCCCACTTCCAAAACCTGATGAATCTTTCACTCTTATCTATATCCAG AATGAAGCCAAATGTTCTTATTTGGTTACCATAAACACAAGCTGCTACTCAAGTATACTCGCAAGAGATCATATTAGTATTGCCTTTGGGGATGCTTCCGGTAATCAG atATATGCAGAGGGGTTGGGCGAGCCACAAACAGGAAGATTCGGACCATGTTCATCAAACACATATGAGATAAATGGAACATGCGCAAAAAATATCTGCTATGCATACATTTACAGAACCGGACCAGATGATTGGAAACCGGAGAGTGTAGAAATCGACGGTGGTAAATCCAATCCCGTTACGTTTTATTACAACAGTACCTCCGTTCCCAATAATCTTTGGTACGGTTTCAACCTCTGCAACTATCCCTTTTCTCCTTCTCCACCAccatcatcaccaccaccaccacctccacgTTTTCCACCTTTTCCTCAAAATTCTCCACCACCTCCATCTCCGCCGCCTCCTTCTCGTTCTCCTCCTCCACCATCACGACGACCACCACCGCCGCCTTCTCCGcctcctccttctcctcctcctccaccaccatcaccaccaccacctcctccaCATTCTCCACCGCCGCCATCTCCTCCtccaccatcaccaccaccaccacctcctcctTCCTCGGCTCGACGCTATACTTGGGCTTGCTTCGTGGCGATCATAGGGCTCGTTTTTAACGCTCTCATCTCACTTCATTGA
- the LOC107414259 gene encoding mitochondrial metalloendopeptidase OMA1 has product MGCYRRSKLLIDAFRGFTSKISPGQSIQYSTSRNTLSGSSILVSNNAAKFSSSYSIIPQKSVSQGLTRTQYGARRYYYVDRYQVHHFRPRGPRRWFQNPRNVLIVVLVGSGIVITVYFGNLETIPYTKRTHFVLLSKEMERKLGETQFEQMKDAFRGKILPAIHPESVRVRLISNEIIKALQRGLRHEKVWSDLGYGSESVGPGVEGSGHETLMALKEFGGEEQVEGRWSREDEILDDKWVQQSRKKGQEKGVRSATSHLDGLNWEVLVVDEPVVNAFCMPGGKIVVFTGLLKHFRSDAEIATIIGHEVGHAVARHSAEGITKNLWFAILQLILYQFVMPDLVNTMSTLFLRLPFSRRMEMEADYIGLLLIASAGYDPRVAPHVYEKLGRVAGDDSSLKDYLSTHPSGKKRAQLLAQAKVMEEALHIYMDERGGRGIEGFL; this is encoded by the exons ATGGGATGCTACAGAAGATCGAAGCTTCTAATCGATGCGTTTCGCGGTTTTACTTCCAAGATTTCTCCCGGACAGTCAATTCAGTATTCCACTTCAAGAAATACCCTATCTGGGTCTTCGATTTTGGTCTCTAATAATGCAGCTAAGTTTTCTTCTTCCTACTCTATTATCCCACAAAAATCAGTTTCACAAGGCTTAACAAGGACCCAGTACGGTGCAAGGAGATATTACTATGTTGATCGATATCAGGTTCATCATTTCAGACCCCGAGGTCCTCGGCGCTGGTTTCAGAATCCTAGAAACGTCTTGATTGTGGTTCTTGTGGGTTCTGGGATTGTGATAACTGTGTATTTTGGCAATTTGGAAACTATTCCATACACCAAGAGAACCCATTTCGTGCTTCTATCGAAAGAAATGGAGAGGAAGCTCGGAGAGACCCAGTTCGAGCAAATGAAGGATGCCTTTAGGGGCAAAATATTGCCTGCAATACACCCAGAAAGTGTTCGGGTCAGGTTGATATCCAACGAGATAATAAAGGCATTGCAGAGAGGGTTAAGGCACGAAAAAGTTTGGAGCGACTTGGGGTACGGATCCGAGAGCGTTGGGCCGGGTGTTGAGGGAAGTGGACATGAGACATTGATGGCCCTGAAGGAATTTGGTGGAGAAGAGCAGGTGGAAGGAAGATGGTCTCGCGAAGACGAGATTCTTGATGATAAATGGGTTCAGCAAAGCAGGAAGAAGGGTCAGGAAAAAGGGGTTCGATCGGCCACTTCGCATTTGGACGGATTGAATTGGGAGGTTCTGGTTGTGGATGAGCCTGTTGTCAATGCGTTTTGCATGCCTGGAGGGAAGATTGTGGTTTTTACTGGCCTCCTTAAACATTTTAGAAGTGATGCTGAAATAGCAACTATAATTGGGCATGAG GTGGGGCATGCTGTTGCTAGACATTCAGCTGAGGGTATTACAAAGAATCTGTGGTTCGCTATTTTACAGTTGATACTTTATCAGTTCGTTATGCCTGATCTTGTTAATACGATGTCAACTCTTTTCTTAAGGCTTCCTTTCTCCAGAAG GATGGAAATGGAAGCGGATTACATAGGGCTCCTGTTAATAGCATCTGCTGGATATGATCCTAGAGTGGCACCGCATGTGTATGAGAAGTTGGGAAGGGTTGCCGGCGATGATTCTTCACTGAAAGATTATCTTTCGACGCATCCATCCGGAAAGAAGAGAGCTCAGTTGCTGGCTCAAGCCAAGGTCATGGAAGAAGCATTACATATATACATGGATGAGAGAGGTGGACGTGGGATTGAAGGTTTTCTTTAA
- the LOC107414390 gene encoding embryo-specific protein ATS3B, with amino-acid sequence MMRALSILLLSAFIFNLSAAEELSSPLPHAANNFNLSYIQNEASCSYSVVITTSCSSSKYTRDQISIAFGDAYGNQIYAPRLDDPSSGAFERCSSDTFDIYGPCAYQICYVYLYRSGPDGWKPESVKIYGDNSRAVTFTYNTFIPSDVWYGFNLCNDASSSYQRYGRRWFMVMIMGLLVFVLLYAY; translated from the exons ATGATGAGAGCGCTCTCTATTTTGCTGTTATCTGCGTTCATCTTCAACCTCTCCGCAGCAGAAGAATTAAGCAGCCCACTCCCCCATGCTGCAAATAACTTCAATCTCAGCTATATCCAG AATGAAGCAAGCTGTTCGTATTCGGTTGTTATAACCACAAGCTGTTCCTCAAGCAAATACACAAGGGATCAGATTAGTATTGCTTTCGGGGATGCTTATGGAAATCAG atATATGCACCGAGATTGGATGACCCATCATCGGGAGCGTTCGAACGGTGTTCTTCAGATACATTTGATATATATGGACCGTGTGCATACCAAATATGCTATGTATACCTTTACAGAAGCGGACCCGATGGCTGGAAACCTGAGAGTGTGAAAATCTATGGTGACAATTCCAGAGCTGTTACATTTACCTACAACACCTTCATCCCCAGTGATGTCTGGTATGGTTTCAATCTCTGCAATGATGCATCTTCTTCGTACCAACGCTATGGTCGTCGTTGGTTCATGGTGATGATTATGGGGCTGCTTGTTTTTGTTCTACTGTATGCTTATTAG
- the LOC107414386 gene encoding DEAD-box ATP-dependent RNA helicase 7, whose translation MPSIALSDDMLSAGPKDKKEKKKKMKSLALAETLGSELEKKSKESKLKKRKALEIEADEDRSETSSELGEPVNSKLKSVVEVEKEKKKKKKKKAKVEDDEEEEEEEEEEVEEDPNAISRFRVSAPLKAMLNEKGIESLFPIQAMTFDTILDGSDLVGRARTGQGKTLAFVLPILESLTNGPTKSSRKTGYGRPPSVLVLLPTRELANQVYADFEVYGGALALTSCCLYGGAAYHAQEIKLKRGVDIVVGTPGRVKDHLERGNIDFSSLKFRVLDEADEMLRMGFVEDVELILGKVEDVSKVQTLLFSATLPDWVKDISSRFLKPNKKTVDLVGNEKMKASKNVTHIVLPCSSSARSQLIPDIIRCYSSGGRTIIFTEKKESASELAGLLPGARALHGDIQQAQREVTLKGFRSGKFMTLVATNVAARGLDINDVQLIIQCEPPRDVEAYIHRSGRTGRAGNTGIAVMLYDPTRANFNISKIERESGVKFEHISAPQPLEVAKAAGVEAAETINQISDSVIPAFKSAAEELLNTSSLSAVELLAKALAKAAGYSEIKSRSLLSSMENHVTVLLEVGRPIYTPSFAYSVLRRFLPEEKVELVKGMALTTDGRGAVFDVPADELDTFLAGQENAANVSLEVLKALPSLQEKDRRFGSGGGDRGGFRGRGGKFSFGRGGRDGGFSDRRNDRFSDRSGRGRGGRGRGGKRW comes from the exons ATGCCTTCAATAGCTCTCTCCGACGATATGCTCTCTGCTGGCCCCAAGGacaagaaggagaagaagaagaagatgaagagccTAGCTCTGGCTGAAACCCTAGGATCGGAGTTGGAGAAGAAAAGCAAGGAGTCTAAGCTCAAGAAGCGAAAGGCTTTGGAGATTGAGGCTGATGAAGACAGAAGCGAGACGAGCTCCGAACTTGGTGAGCCGGTGAATTCGAAACTCAAGAGTGTTGTCGAGGttgagaaggagaagaagaagaaaaagaagaagaaggcgaaggttgaagatgatgaagaagaagaagaagaagaagaggaggaggtGGAGGAGGACCCGAATGCAATTTCAAGGTTCCGTGTCTCGGCGCCCTTGAAGGCCATGTTGAATGAGAAGGGGATCGAGTCGTTGTTTCCGATTCAGGCCATGACATTCGATACCATCTTGGATGGCAGCGACTTGGTTGGACGGGCTCGTACTGGACAG GGTAAAACGCTGGCGTTTGTGTTGCCCATCTTGGAGTCCTTAACAAATGGGCCTACAAAGTCTTCCCGAAAAACTGGATACGGGAGGCCACCAAGTGTTCTTGTACTTTTACCCACTAGGGAGTTGGCGAATcag GTCTATGCTGATTTTGAAGTTTATGGTGGGGCATTGGCATTGACATCATGCTGTTTATATGGAGGAGCTGCTTATCATGCtcaagaaataaaattaaagagagGGGTTGATATAGTTGTTGGAACGCCTGGGCGTGTAAAG GATCATCTTGAGAGGGGAAACATTGACTTCAGCTCTTTGAAGTTTCGGGTCCTTGATGAAGCTGATGAAATGTTGAGGATGGGTTTTGTTGAAGATGTTGAGCTCATTCTAG GCAAAGTAGAGGATGTAAGTAAAGTTCAAACACTTCTCTTCAGCGCAACCTTGCCAGATTGGGTGAAAGAT ATTTCCTCTAGGTTTCTTAAGCCAAATAAGAAAACTGTAGATCTAGTTGGTAATGAGAAGATGAAGGCAAGTAAAAATGTTACTCATATTGTTCTGCCCTGTTCAAGTTCAGCAAGATCACAACTTATTCCTGATATCATTCGTTGTTATAGCAG TGGTGGCCGCACTATTATTTTTACTGAAAAGAAGGAATCTGCTTCTGAACTTGCTGGGTTGCTTCCTGGAGCACGAGCCTTGCATGGGGACATACAGCAGGCTCAACGAGAG GTCACACTTAAAGGTTTCAGGTCAGGTAAGTTCATGACTCTGGTGGCCACAAATGTTGCTGCAAGGGGATTGGATATCAATGACGTCCAATTAATTATTCAG TGTGAGCCTCCGCGTGATGTTGAAGCCTATATTCATCGATCTGGACGCACAGGAAGAGCAG GCAATACTGGTATTGCTGTAATGCTTTATGATCCAACGAGggcaaattttaatatatctaaaATCGAAAGAGAATCTGGTGTGAAATTTGAACACATATCTGCTCCTCAGCCACTTGAAGTTGCAAAAGCTGCAGGTGTTGAAGCAGCagaaacaataaaccaaatatcCGATAG TGTAATTCCTGCTTTCAAGTCAGCTGCTGAAGAGCTGTTGAACACGTCTAGTCTATCTGCTGTAGAACTATTAGCAAAAGCACTTGCTAAAGCTGCT GGTTATAGTGAAATAAAGAGTAGATCACTTCTCTCCTCGATGGAGAACCATGTAACAGTGCTACTTGAGGTTGGAAGACCCATCTACACACCATC TTTTGCTTATTCGGTCTTGAGGAGATTCTTGCCTGAGGAGAAGGTTGAGCTGGTAAAGGGTATGGCTCTGACAACCGATGGAAGAGGTGCCGTATTTGATGTGCCAGCTGACGAATTGGATACATTTCTTGCTG GTCAAGAAAATGCAGCTAATGTAAGCTTAGAGGTGCTAAAAGCGTTGCCAAGTCTGCAAGAAAAGGACCGAAGATTTggtagtggtggtggtgatcGGGGTGGGTTTCGTGGCAGGGGTGGTAAGTTTTCTTTTGGAAGAGGTGGAAGGGATGGTGGTTTCTCTGATAGAAGAAATGATAGGTTTTCCGATCGATCTGGTAgaggaagaggaggaagagGTCGCGGTGGCAAGAGATGGTGA